In a genomic window of Terriglobia bacterium:
- a CDS encoding aldo/keto reductase — MQRNLGNSGIKVGPLAFGGNVFGWTADEATSFRLLDAFVDSQLNLIDTADVYSTWVPGHIGGESETVIGNWFKRTGKRDKIVIATKVGKQMGDGRKGLSRDYIMQSAENSLRRLQTDYIDLYQSHEDDPGTSLEETLGAFSDLIKQGKVRAIGASNYGAARLQQSLEVSSQKGYSRYETLQPEYNLYAREPFENDLLPICEESGLGVLPYFSLASGFLTGKYRSERDLAQSPRGSRVKKFLNERGYRILSALDQVARQKHATAAQVALAWLIARPTVVAPLASATSVEQWSELQASVHLHLSASEVHLLNDASA, encoded by the coding sequence GTGCAACGTAATCTGGGAAACTCTGGAATCAAAGTCGGCCCGCTCGCCTTTGGTGGAAACGTCTTCGGCTGGACGGCCGACGAGGCAACATCCTTCCGCCTGCTGGATGCTTTCGTCGATTCGCAGTTGAACCTTATCGACACCGCCGATGTCTACTCCACATGGGTCCCCGGACACATCGGCGGAGAATCCGAAACCGTCATCGGCAATTGGTTCAAGAGAACGGGGAAGCGCGACAAGATCGTCATCGCAACCAAGGTTGGTAAGCAGATGGGAGATGGCCGCAAGGGTCTCTCGCGCGACTACATCATGCAATCCGCCGAGAACTCTCTTCGTCGTCTCCAGACCGACTACATTGATCTTTACCAATCGCACGAAGATGATCCCGGTACGTCGCTCGAAGAAACCCTCGGTGCATTCTCCGACCTAATTAAGCAGGGCAAAGTTCGCGCGATTGGCGCTTCCAACTATGGTGCTGCCCGTCTCCAGCAGTCGCTCGAGGTCAGTTCGCAAAAAGGTTATTCACGCTACGAAACTCTCCAGCCCGAGTACAACCTCTATGCTCGCGAACCGTTTGAGAACGATCTTCTTCCCATCTGTGAAGAATCCGGCCTCGGCGTCTTGCCGTATTTCTCTCTCGCCTCAGGATTCCTCACCGGAAAATATCGTTCCGAAAGGGATCTCGCACAGAGCCCTCGCGGCTCCCGCGTGAAGAAGTTCCTGAACGAGCGCGGATACCGTATCCTCAGTGCGCTCGATCAGGTTGCGCGCCAGAAGCACGCCACCGCAGCGCAGGTCGCGCTCGCTTGGCTAATCGCCAGGCCGACGGTTGTCGCTCCTCTTGCCAGCGCCACCAGCGTCGAGCAGTGGAGTGAGTTGCAGGCTTCCGTTCATCTCCATCTCAGTGCAAGCGAGGTCCACTTGCTGAATGATGCCAGCGCATAG
- a CDS encoding helix-turn-helix transcriptional regulator: MTAGEKLRALRERLGLSIRMVESASEKLAIKYNNPDYFISLSRLSDIETKGIIPSIYRVYSLSVIYRADYHEVLKMYDLDLGRIPTDLTMFDTPNSGLAPALEHQAQAEMPLIMDPGFRGESTTLIVRMIQQWGTVPMTLLKNFLDRKYTYGYIGAKDWTMYPLLSPGAFVQIDENRTKVADGGWRSEYERPIYFVEMRDGFTCCWCDQEGSILTLRSHPMSPVKNRTVRLGSEAEILGQVVGIAMRLDQFSGN; the protein is encoded by the coding sequence GTGACGGCCGGCGAGAAGCTTCGCGCGCTGCGGGAACGGCTGGGATTGAGCATCCGCATGGTGGAAAGTGCCAGCGAAAAGCTCGCGATCAAATACAACAATCCGGATTATTTCATTTCCCTCAGCCGCCTTTCCGATATCGAAACTAAGGGCATCATCCCGAGCATTTACCGGGTTTACTCGCTGTCCGTGATTTATCGCGCCGATTACCACGAGGTCCTGAAGATGTACGACCTGGACCTGGGGCGCATACCCACGGACCTGACGATGTTCGATACGCCAAATTCGGGGCTGGCGCCGGCACTGGAACATCAGGCGCAGGCCGAAATGCCATTGATCATGGATCCGGGGTTCCGGGGGGAGTCGACGACGCTGATTGTACGGATGATTCAGCAGTGGGGGACGGTACCGATGACGCTGCTGAAAAACTTCCTCGACCGGAAGTACACGTATGGGTACATCGGGGCAAAAGACTGGACGATGTATCCTCTGCTCTCGCCTGGGGCATTTGTGCAAATCGACGAAAATCGGACGAAGGTGGCGGATGGCGGATGGCGCTCCGAATATGAGAGGCCGATCTACTTCGTCGAGATGCGGGATGGGTTCACTTGCTGCTGGTGCGATCAGGAGGGATCGATACTGACCCTGCGCTCGCATCCCATGTCTCCGGTGAAGAACAGGACGGTTCGGTTAGGGTCCGAGGCGGAGATACTGGGACAGGTGGTTGGGATAGCGATGAGATTGGACCAGTTCTCGGGGAACTAA